Part of the Sorghum bicolor cultivar BTx623 chromosome 1, Sorghum_bicolor_NCBIv3, whole genome shotgun sequence genome, GAAATCAAGTTAATCGgataaaaaacaaacaaactcGGTCAATTTTAACGCAAATAACAAGTACTCCGTACAGATTATGGCATAATATGCGCACTCCATATTCCATAACTATTGGTGTGAGCCGTACCTTGCTATATTCGTAAGGCATCGTGATGAAGCAGTGCTCAAGCAGCTCCGGGCATTTATAGAACTGGGGTTCACGGAGGAGCCAATCCACGATCGGCCTGATGAGCAGCTGGGGATGAGACACCACTGCCCTGATCAGCTCCTTCAGAGCTGCCAACCTGAGGCACCAATTAAGATTAGTTTGTGTTTGGATTCAGAATTTATTAGTTTCTATTTAgatctactactactactatgcaggCGAATCGAACAAACAAACTGGTGAATTGATCTTTAATTTCTCTTTCGAATATGATGATGATTGTATGCAACGTACCCGCGATTGTGTTGAACGACGCCCGAAAGAAAGCCATTGGTGTGGTACACGGCGATGACAATGTCCAGGAGCTCGTCGTCCCGCCACATGCAGGCGCGAACCAGCGCGAGGAGGACGGCCTGCCTCTGGGCGCTGCTCTCCATGAAGCAGCGCACGTCGCGCTTGAACGTGGCGAGAACGCTCCGGCGCACTtgctcgtcgccgtcgtcgagcaGGCGGGCCACGTGGGCCGAGGCCACCGGGGACTCCAGAAGTCCAGTCTCCATCGGGCGGCGGAGCAGGCGCGAGCGGACCTGCGCCAGCGTCGGGGACGGGTACCAGTGAGGCGCCGCCGCGGGGACCCACGACCCGTAGCCCGCCGGGTTAGCGAACAGCGTGCTCTGGAAGGCGGAGGCGTACGGGTTGAAGACGGAGTCGTGATCGTCCCAGTATGCGGCGAGATTGGGGTCCGCCATGGGGATAGAAGGCTCGAAGAGGTCGGCGCTGGCGCTCAGCGTCGACGAAGATCGCGGGCGCGGCGCAGATGGGTTGGGCCGCGGGGCGATGGGGTTAGGGTTGGGGTTCAACTGCCTAGCATTGGTGCCTGGTAGCTTCGGCGTGGTGGGCGCGGCGGGGGCGGCGTTGTGGCGCGGGCTGTGCTTGCCGAAGTGCGAGCCGTAGATGCTGCTGGAGGCATAAGGAGGGACGTACCCGACGAAAGTGGAGCTCTCGCCCATGCCATAGTTCTGCACGGCGCCGGCGAACGTGAAGCTCTCGCCCATGCCATAGCTCTGCGGCCGCGTCTGTGGATGATGGTACTGCTCTGCCGGCGCCGCCGGAGGTACCAGTTTCCTCAACAAGTCGGCCCCCGTGATCGGCTGGAGCGGGGGTTGGGCCTggggctgcggctgcggcgagGAGGGGTCGCCGACGAGCCGCATCTTGCGGAACCTGGCGTtgaggtcggcggcggcggcggcggcggcgggatcgGTCGAGGCGGGGTGCTTGGTGGTGTCCATCGCGAATATTGTTAGAAGTTGGATTATTTGTCGTATCTGCCGTTGAAGATTTTGCGGGCGCCTAGAGTATGGTATATATACAGGGACTGGGATCTCGCGATCCTGTGCTGGGCAACGCACGAGTCGGACTCGAAAGCGGGCCGTGGCCGTGGGGCTGGCGGACCCTGCTAAACGCCTGCTGGGCTCTCTACAACGCGGACGCGGCGCCCGGGTCGGACTCGATCACCGACTCAAAGAAGAATATGCGGCCGATCCAGGCAACAGGCATCCCAGCTTGTCAAGAGTCaagactaggccttgtttagttccaaaaaatttggcaaaacaggcactgtagtactttagtttgtatttgacaaatattgtccaatcatagactaactaggctcaaaagattcgtctcgtcaattccgaccaaattatgcaattagtttttattttcgtctatatttaatacttcatgcatacgtctaaagattcgatgtgacggagaatctgaaaaattttgcaaaattttttgggaactaaacaaggcctatcttTATTCTGTAAGGAAATACCTAATTCTTAGATACTACTCAatctatcctaaattataagacgtttgatttTTTACACCAAATTTGACccttcgtcttattcaaaaatttgtatAAAATTTTACCTTTTTTTTATCATGGCTTGGTTTATAATAAAAGTTctacaagaatgacttaaaattGGCTCGGCTTGCACAATTTtctgaataagacgagtgatcaAATTTAAGATCAAAaaatcaaacgtcttataatttagaatggagaggTTATTAAAGTTTCTTTTCGAGCCGAGGTCATTTCCCATTTTCAATAAAAATAAAGGATTGTTTATACTTAGCTAAAAAGCTAGAAAGTATTATTTGCTGATTTATtttaagagaaaaatactattgaaTTATTGATAGATTTGACTGGTAATCTCAAGCAAAAAGAGACCTAGAAAACGCTAAACTAGTCAGTATAACCGCCAAAGCACCACAGAACATTACACGGGGTTATCATAGACCCTCCACCCCCCACCTTTCATGAAATCTCTAGTTTCTCTGGT contains:
- the LOC8081896 gene encoding uncharacterized protein LOC8081896 codes for the protein MDTTKHPASTDPAAAAAAADLNARFRKMRLVGDPSSPQPQPQAQPPLQPITGADLLRKLVPPAAPAEQYHHPQTRPQSYGMGESFTFAGAVQNYGMGESSTFVGYVPPYASSSIYGSHFGKHSPRHNAAPAAPTTPKLPGTNARQLNPNPNPIAPRPNPSAPRPRSSSTLSASADLFEPSIPMADPNLAAYWDDHDSVFNPYASAFQSTLFANPAGYGSWVPAAAPHWYPSPTLAQVRSRLLRRPMETGLLESPVASAHVARLLDDGDEQVRRSVLATFKRDVRCFMESSAQRQAVLLALVRACMWRDDELLDIVIAVYHTNGFLSGVVQHNRGLAALKELIRAVVSHPQLLIRPIVDWLLREPQFYKCPELLEHCFITMPYEYSKILIRFAIVHYAELLSSSSGSRCLSQCFVYARDKEVEPLERIILDYTAVLATGQYGNYFLQRVIECGGERLQVAIAERVAADVVSLSSDQFGSYVVESCFLHMRSLAPLQLVLTAFLALGDDDLAGLVRGGFSNYVVSKLLLVAKDHMAAQARELARRIEKLPTAVHREMHARGVMAVVRKLIHRPEATRLY